One window of Caldicoprobacter guelmensis genomic DNA carries:
- a CDS encoding homocysteine biosynthesis protein has protein sequence MAKTFDEINEKIKDGKVVVLTAEEFKDLVEEKGVAQAAKEVDVVTTGTFSPMCSSGAFINFGHSDPPIRMNRIWLNDVPAYGGLAAVDTYIGATELSETQGFEYGGAHVIQDLIDGKKIKLRAESYGTDCYPRKEITTYITLDDLNQAYLFNPRNAYQNYNAATNSSDRILYTYMGTLLPQYGNVTYCTSGELSPLLNDPELRTIGIGTRIFIGGAQGYVAWEGTQFVRNKEVIRDGVIQYSGATLAVIGDMKQMSSRFIRAASYEKYGTTLFVGVGIPIPVLDEDMAKFLAVRNRDIYTQVVDYSVPSRSRPVLRKVSYEELRSGMIELNGKKVPTAPLSSLRKAREIAQVLKEMILKGEFLLQEPIQKLPEDRRFNPLKEREVK, from the coding sequence ATGGCTAAGACTTTTGACGAGATTAACGAAAAAATCAAAGACGGTAAGGTGGTTGTGCTGACTGCTGAAGAGTTCAAAGACCTGGTCGAAGAAAAGGGAGTTGCTCAGGCGGCAAAAGAAGTGGATGTGGTTACTACAGGGACGTTCAGCCCTATGTGTTCCAGCGGAGCTTTCATCAACTTTGGCCATTCAGACCCCCCTATTCGCATGAATAGGATATGGCTCAACGATGTGCCAGCCTATGGGGGATTGGCTGCGGTAGACACATATATAGGCGCTACCGAGCTGTCTGAGACGCAAGGTTTTGAATATGGTGGAGCGCACGTGATACAGGATTTAATAGATGGAAAGAAGATCAAACTACGTGCAGAGTCATATGGAACGGACTGTTATCCAAGGAAAGAAATAACCACGTACATTACCTTGGATGACTTGAACCAGGCATATTTATTCAATCCCAGGAATGCGTATCAAAATTACAATGCTGCTACCAACTCATCGGATAGAATACTTTACACCTATATGGGTACCCTTTTGCCTCAATACGGGAATGTGACTTATTGTACATCGGGGGAGCTGAGCCCATTGCTTAATGACCCTGAACTCAGGACCATAGGTATTGGTACCAGGATATTCATAGGCGGCGCTCAGGGTTATGTCGCGTGGGAAGGTACGCAGTTTGTGAGAAATAAAGAAGTAATTAGGGATGGAGTTATTCAGTATTCAGGAGCCACCCTCGCGGTTATAGGGGATATGAAGCAGATGAGCAGTCGGTTTATAAGGGCAGCCAGCTATGAAAAATACGGTACTACCCTGTTTGTAGGGGTCGGCATTCCCATTCCGGTTTTAGATGAGGATATGGCAAAATTTTTAGCGGTACGCAATCGTGACATTTATACGCAGGTTGTAGACTACAGCGTACCCAGCCGTTCTAGACCCGTGTTGCGCAAAGTTAGCTATGAAGAGCTACGAAGTGGTATGATTGAGCTCAATGGCAAGAAAGTACCCACAGCGCCGCTGTCCAGCCTGAGAAAGGCGAGAGAGATTGCGCAGGTACTCAAGGAAATGATATTAAAAGGCGAGTTTTTACTGCAGGAACCTATACAGAAATTGCCTGAAGATCGGCGCTTTAATCCTTTGAAAGAAAGGGAGGTGAAGTAA
- a CDS encoding NIL domain-containing protein, with protein sequence MQLQKIKLFMYFPPEKTDKPITYRLVKDYDLMFNILQAQIQPNKKGRLMAELEGTAENIEKGLQYLKDQGVQYRIFNKNIIWHEEKCVHCGACTAVCPSRALSMDRNEWKLTFDHSKCLICELCVKACPLNAMDVNIFL encoded by the coding sequence GTGCAGTTGCAGAAGATAAAGCTGTTTATGTATTTTCCTCCTGAGAAGACCGACAAGCCCATAACCTATCGCCTGGTCAAGGATTATGACCTCATGTTCAATATCCTGCAGGCTCAGATACAGCCCAACAAAAAAGGAAGGCTGATGGCTGAGCTTGAAGGCACTGCGGAAAACATAGAAAAGGGATTGCAGTATTTAAAGGACCAGGGGGTACAGTATAGAATATTTAATAAGAATATAATTTGGCATGAGGAAAAGTGTGTCCACTGTGGTGCCTGCACCGCTGTCTGCCCGTCTAGGGCTTTGAGCATGGATAGAAATGAGTGGAAGCTGACCTTTGACCACAGCAAATGTCTCATCTGCGAGTTGTGCGTCAAAGCTTGTCCTCTAAATGCCATGGATGTAAATATTTTTCTGTAA